A genomic segment from Acidobacteriota bacterium encodes:
- a CDS encoding alpha/beta hydrolase, translating to MKKVVLSTQKPVYTLHGTQSDLPLLIYVSGLDGSGELFYKQLPSLTRNYRIVTYRLREDARATYDDLSDDIASIIEDLGETQAIILGESFGGTIVLHFALRYPTFTQRLVLVNSFPYYRRRLRIQLAAFLASALPARFVVPFRLTSAALGLLVDRVSREDRKKIVQILRSVEMKSYARRLQLIAQVDVTNRLNEIQAPTLLIATERDLLVPSVREAREMQKRIPNATVKILRRKGHACLLRDDVKLYELIKGWLSQ from the coding sequence ATGAAGAAAGTCGTCTTATCAACTCAAAAGCCCGTATACACACTGCATGGCACACAAAGCGATTTGCCGTTGTTAATTTACGTCTCAGGGTTAGATGGCAGCGGCGAACTCTTTTATAAACAACTTCCCTCACTCACCCGAAATTATCGCATCGTCACCTATCGATTGCGCGAAGACGCCCGCGCAACCTATGACGACCTCTCAGACGACATTGCCTCAATCATTGAAGACCTGGGTGAAACTCAAGCCATCATACTCGGCGAATCGTTTGGCGGCACCATCGTTTTACACTTCGCTTTACGCTATCCGACCTTCACCCAACGCCTCGTTTTAGTCAATTCATTTCCCTACTATCGACGCCGCCTTCGCATACAACTTGCCGCTTTTCTTGCCTCTGCGTTACCGGCGCGATTCGTCGTGCCTTTTCGTCTGACCTCTGCGGCGCTTGGCTTACTGGTTGATCGTGTATCTCGCGAAGACCGTAAAAAAATCGTGCAAATTCTGCGCTCCGTAGAGATGAAAAGTTACGCCAGGCGTCTGCAACTCATCGCGCAAGTGGATGTCACCAATAGACTCAATGAAATTCAAGCCCCGACTTTACTCATTGCCACCGAAAGAGATTTACTCGTTCCCTCCGTACGCGAAGCCCGCGAGATGCAAAAGCGCATCCCCAATGCAACGGTGAAAATTTTGCGCCGCAAAGGTCATGCCTGCCTGCTAAGAGATGACGTAAAGTTGTACGAATTGATCAAGGGTTGGCTGAGCCAATGA
- the pyrF gene encoding orotidine-5'-phosphate decarboxylase produces MVVALDVATREAALALVERLSGMVGMFKIGKQLFTAEGPQLVREIIAAGEKVFLDLKFHDIPNTVAGAAQSAANLGVTLFNVHALGGSEMMTAAAKALQSPNPDLSTRAKVLGVTVLTSMNDASLAEVGIPHKAEEMVIRLATLARLAGLDGVVASPHEIRLIREQVASENFIILTPGIRPAWSASGDQKRVATPAAAIRDGADYLVIGRAITDAADPRAATERILEEINNA; encoded by the coding sequence ATCGTCGTCGCGCTTGATGTTGCGACGCGCGAGGCGGCGCTCGCGCTGGTCGAGCGACTGTCCGGCATGGTCGGTATGTTTAAAATCGGCAAACAGTTGTTCACTGCCGAAGGTCCGCAACTGGTTCGTGAAATCATCGCCGCCGGCGAAAAGGTTTTTCTCGACCTGAAATTTCACGACATCCCCAACACCGTCGCCGGCGCGGCGCAATCGGCTGCAAACTTGGGCGTCACGCTTTTCAACGTTCATGCGCTTGGCGGCTCAGAGATGATGACAGCCGCAGCCAAAGCCTTGCAATCACCAAATCCAGACTTATCTACTCGCGCTAAAGTTTTGGGGGTTACGGTGCTCACCAGCATGAATGATGCAAGCCTCGCTGAAGTCGGCATCCCGCATAAAGCCGAAGAGATGGTGATACGACTCGCCACCCTTGCACGACTCGCAGGGCTTGATGGCGTTGTCGCTTCGCCGCATGAAATTCGTCTGATTCGTGAGCAGGTCGCCAGTGAAAATTTCATCATTCTAACGCCCGGCATTCGCCCCGCCTGGTCTGCAAGCGGCGACCAGAAGCGCGTCGCCACACCGGCTGCTGCCATACGCGACGGCGCAGATTACCTGGTCATCGGTCGCGCCATCACCGATGCCGCTGACCCACGCGCCGCAACCGAGCGCATTCTTGAGGAAATCAATAACGCTTAG
- a CDS encoding polymer-forming cytoskeletal protein: MLNSMFGSNKNTGSSNAPIISQPKSSNNSDFGWIGRSVEIIGDVNFSDKLQVDGTIKGKLYSEKGTLIIGETGHLEAQIDVGTCIVHGSVSGNINARVKIEIHKSGKLIGDLTTPALAIEEGSVFNGSITMNSDAGKVLQHPTENVTSISEADKRKTKGA; this comes from the coding sequence ATGCTCAATTCTATGTTTGGAAGCAATAAAAACACTGGCAGCAGCAACGCCCCCATTATCAGTCAACCCAAAAGCAGTAACAATTCCGATTTCGGATGGATTGGCAGGAGCGTTGAAATCATCGGCGATGTAAATTTTTCGGATAAACTGCAAGTTGATGGCACCATTAAAGGCAAGCTTTATTCCGAAAAAGGTACGCTAATTATTGGCGAAACGGGTCATCTGGAAGCTCAAATCGATGTCGGCACCTGCATTGTACACGGCTCGGTAAGTGGCAACATCAACGCCAGAGTTAAAATCGAAATTCATAAATCCGGCAAACTGATTGGCGACCTGACCACTCCGGCGCTGGCTATCGAAGAGGGGTCGGTCTTCAACGGTTCGATAACTATGAACAGTGACGCAGGGAAAGTTCTTCAACACCCGACGGAAAATGTCACCAGCATTTCCGAAGCCGATAAACGCAAGACCAAGGGAGCATAA
- a CDS encoding dihydroorotate dehydrogenase produces MSDNQSAIRISQSAIEASAIERLAVEIAGIKLKNPVMGASGTFGYGLEFAGLIDLNRLGGFSTKGLSARPLPGNIPTRIVETHGGMLNAIGLQNVGARAFVEEKLPLLRKYDTQVIANVFGYSDEDYLEAIQILNDGEGIAAYELNISCPNVKEGGIVIGSSPLAAAKLTEKARRAAQRPLIVKLSPNVTDIKELARAIVDAGADALSLINTLVGMAIDIHSRKPHLNFGTGGLSGPAIKPIAVRMVYEVASTVSVPLIGIGGIASAADALEFIIAGATAVQIGTANYYDPSVTMKTIDELADYCNQHSTTMQSLIGSVNRN; encoded by the coding sequence ATGAGCGACAATCAATCCGCAATCCGCATTTCGCAATCCGCAATCGAAGCGTCCGCAATCGAACGGCTTGCAGTCGAAATCGCCGGAATTAAATTAAAAAATCCGGTGATGGGCGCGTCGGGAACTTTCGGTTACGGGTTAGAGTTTGCCGGACTCATTGACCTCAACAGGCTTGGCGGCTTCTCGACTAAAGGCTTATCGGCGCGTCCCCTGCCCGGTAACATTCCGACGCGCATCGTCGAAACTCATGGCGGCATGCTCAATGCTATCGGTTTGCAAAATGTCGGCGCGCGCGCTTTCGTTGAAGAAAAATTACCGCTGCTGCGCAAATACGACACGCAGGTTATTGCCAATGTCTTCGGCTATTCCGATGAAGATTATCTTGAAGCCATTCAAATACTCAACGATGGCGAAGGCATTGCGGCATATGAACTCAACATCTCCTGCCCGAATGTTAAAGAAGGCGGCATTGTGATTGGCAGTTCTCCTTTGGCTGCCGCAAAACTTACAGAAAAAGCCCGCCGCGCCGCGCAAAGACCCTTAATCGTCAAACTTTCGCCTAACGTCACCGACATCAAAGAACTGGCGCGCGCCATTGTCGATGCCGGAGCCGACGCTTTATCGCTGATTAATACCCTGGTGGGAATGGCAATTGATATTCATTCACGTAAACCGCACCTCAATTTCGGCACCGGCGGACTTTCAGGTCCCGCCATTAAACCGATTGCCGTGCGTATGGTTTACGAAGTCGCCAGCACCGTAAGCGTTCCGCTTATCGGCATAGGCGGTATCGCTTCGGCTGCCGATGCGCTGGAATTCATTATTGCCGGAGCGACTGCCGTACAAATTGGTACGGCAAACTATTACGACCCCAGCGTAACCATGAAAACCATTGATGAGCTGGCAGACTATTGCAATCAACATTCGACCACTATGCAATCGCTTATCGGCTCCGTTAATCGAAACTGA
- a CDS encoding dihydroorotate dehydrogenase electron transfer subunit yields MIDTIATVESNLELTPGYKLLTLNFKEAIAAKAGQFAMLKAHDTFEPLLRRALAIYRIENSNQLSFLYQVLGRGTQMLSHLDSGGKVDILLPLGNCWLDEPLQKTGLGSKALVVAGGIGSASVYLLCQELQRRQIETQIFFGAANRKVATGCGLDDFKKLALPITLTTDDGSLGERGFVTAPLEKFLREGKGENATIYTCGPWVMMKRVAEIAEGFAIKCLASLEAPMGCGFGVCVGCVVAIKDADAKSYQAYQRVCTDGSIFPAEIIRWEVTAMAH; encoded by the coding sequence ATGATTGATACCATCGCCACTGTTGAATCGAATCTCGAACTCACGCCGGGTTATAAATTGCTGACTCTCAATTTTAAGGAAGCGATTGCTGCAAAAGCCGGACAATTTGCCATGCTCAAAGCGCATGACACTTTTGAACCTCTGCTGAGGCGGGCGCTTGCCATTTATCGCATTGAAAATTCCAACCAACTCTCCTTTCTCTATCAGGTACTCGGTCGCGGAACGCAAATGCTTTCCCACCTCGACAGCGGTGGCAAAGTCGATATCCTATTGCCACTCGGCAATTGTTGGTTGGATGAACCGCTGCAAAAAACAGGGCTGGGCAGTAAAGCGCTCGTGGTTGCAGGCGGCATCGGCTCGGCTTCAGTTTATCTACTTTGCCAGGAATTACAGCGACGGCAAATCGAGACGCAAATCTTCTTTGGCGCAGCCAACCGGAAGGTTGCAACCGGGTGCGGTTTGGATGATTTTAAAAAGCTTGCTTTGCCAATAACCTTGACAACCGACGATGGCAGTTTAGGTGAGCGCGGGTTTGTCACTGCGCCGCTTGAAAAATTTTTACGCGAAGGCAAAGGTGAAAATGCCACCATTTACACTTGCGGTCCCTGGGTGATGATGAAACGAGTAGCAGAAATTGCCGAAGGCTTCGCCATCAAATGTCTGGCATCGCTTGAAGCGCCGATGGGTTGCGGATTTGGCGTCTGCGTCGGTTGTGTCGTCGCCATCAAAGACGCTGACGCGAAAAGCTATCAGGCTTACCAGCGCGTGTGCACGGATGGCTCTATTTTCCCAGCCGAAATCATTCGCTGGGAAGTCACGGCAATGGCACATTAA
- a CDS encoding RNA polymerase sigma factor produces MTTANMALATEGSINTGVIDEDINYALAGEKMSGFEDLYRKHYRRVYSICLRMTGNTAEAEDLTQEVFIQLHRKLDSFRGESAFTTWLHRLTVNQVLMHFRKRSVKSELTTEDGEMPDSVDPDTINPEAMPIVDRISLETAIAQLPPGYRTAFVLHDVEGYEHEEIARILGCSPGTSKSQLHKARLKLRRLIQQRAEAA; encoded by the coding sequence ATGACCACAGCAAATATGGCATTAGCAACCGAAGGTAGCATTAACACAGGTGTGATTGACGAAGATATTAATTATGCGCTGGCTGGCGAGAAGATGAGCGGATTTGAAGACCTTTATCGCAAGCATTATCGCAGAGTCTATTCGATTTGTTTGAGAATGACGGGCAATACGGCAGAAGCCGAAGACTTAACTCAAGAAGTATTTATTCAATTACATCGTAAACTGGATTCGTTTCGCGGCGAATCGGCATTCACCACCTGGCTGCATAGATTGACCGTCAATCAGGTTTTGATGCATTTTCGCAAACGTTCGGTGAAATCCGAACTGACGACCGAAGATGGCGAGATGCCCGATTCGGTTGACCCCGACACCATTAATCCCGAAGCGATGCCGATTGTTGATCGGATTTCGCTCGAAACTGCCATTGCGCAACTGCCTCCCGGTTATCGCACCGCGTTTGTTTTACACGATGTCGAAGGTTACGAACACGAAGAGATTGCCAGGATTTTAGGTTGCAGCCCCGGCACCTCGAAATCCCAGTTACATAAAGCGCGTTTGAAATTGCGTCGTTTGATTCAGCAACGCGCAGAGGCTGCATAA
- a CDS encoding sigma-70 family RNA polymerase sigma factor, which produces MMKQKAEHNSAAKFAGSDDSKIVEACLQGDASAWEALILRYQRLIYSIPLRSKLSQDDAADIFQSVCLKLYEKLETLRDHEKLSAWIITTTTRESWRLSARQRREVSVDESDSEDDSQPLNSIASDAPLADEERILLEQQQAVRQAISVLPDRCKNLVTLLFYKKDELSYTEIARQMEMPVASIGPTRARCLDKLKKLLSGKI; this is translated from the coding sequence ATGATGAAGCAAAAAGCTGAACACAACTCTGCGGCAAAATTTGCTGGAAGCGACGATAGCAAAATTGTCGAAGCCTGTTTGCAAGGCGATGCCAGCGCCTGGGAAGCTTTGATTCTGCGTTATCAACGGTTGATTTATTCCATTCCGTTGCGGTCGAAACTCTCGCAGGATGATGCTGCGGATATTTTTCAATCCGTCTGTTTGAAACTATACGAAAAGCTTGAAACCCTGCGCGACCATGAAAAATTGAGCGCCTGGATAATTACGACCACTACACGTGAGAGTTGGCGATTGTCGGCAAGGCAACGGCGCGAAGTCTCGGTTGATGAATCCGATTCCGAAGACGATTCGCAACCCTTGAATTCTATCGCTTCCGATGCGCCGCTTGCCGATGAAGAACGCATCCTGCTTGAACAACAACAGGCGGTTCGCCAGGCGATTTCGGTTTTACCCGACCGCTGTAAAAATCTGGTGACTCTACTTTTTTATAAAAAAGATGAACTGAGCTACACAGAGATTGCCAGGCAGATGGAAATGCCGGTCGCGTCAATCGGGCCAACGCGGGCAAGATGTCTTGATAAGCTCAAAAAATTGTTGAGCGGAAAAATTTAA
- a CDS encoding CHAT domain-containing protein: protein MKAESAETFFRAQKNAISWENFAALKTEIDSLIGRDLNAAAKLSLRIIELAELTNDRLAKAFAEAARARVLHQQSRPSEAIKFYDRAIQVLLGANLKIEAAVLQKSQVDAFKRLGRFAEALDAAEMARRALRRAGRVQLAQLETNVGNVYYQQDQYKKALAHYNRARTIFAESGESAMQALVDVNRADIFIELDQPDKALELFENSAKIFDAEKFSLNATEARFHIAYLSFLRGKYNQALTSYYKARERAGKLGYRRMLAWCDLEIAEMLLALNAFDDAFESATNAGAQFEKLELGYEVAKSLLTRALAAAGLERFDEAKSDLLKARKMFAQKKNAVFTAVADQYLGEIAIHQKRWKEAERRLNAALQIFVNQKLPTKTAYARLLAANLAYQQTDLSKAKRLANAALKDVETIFAPTMVYRAQHLLGKIERSRKRPALDYFRKAVGVIENLRIGIAAAELKTTFLRDKIAVYEDAIQTCLDEGSDRSLEEAFRLVESSKSRALADLISRYLSDADMVRQTGEQSPTRKRLSKLIEELNWYASQAGLEEDKGEQRRVDVAARYRAEVERREKQIARLFRRLEAENPSSAQVRNDDSTTLEDLRSTLEADETAIEYFITGDEISAFVATSERSAIIRQIASKNRVEKILTALRFQIEKFNYGAAYVDAYFGPLKRTTDEHLTELYQSVFAPVEQYLTGNKLVIIPHGALHYLPFHALREGANYLIDRFEISYAPSASVLKLCRNRHQQLIREANSQSGERDIQFTKRETSGHTTNNFNRPTLLAVGVAESGTPSIEEEIATLSSIFPDALKLTGKRATHGNLLQIAPQARFLHLASHGYFRRDNPMFSFLKLADTNLNFYNLLNLRLQAEMVTLSACHTGVNGIFPGDELHGLMRGFLYAGAPSMVVSLWAVNDRSTADFMREMYTHIKSGKTRRAAIRHAQLAIKDAYGHPYYWAPFILMGDTASVNLG from the coding sequence ATGAAAGCGGAAAGCGCGGAAACCTTTTTTCGCGCTCAGAAAAATGCCATTTCGTGGGAAAATTTTGCTGCTCTGAAAACGGAAATCGACTCCTTAATCGGTCGCGACCTCAATGCCGCCGCCAAACTCTCTTTGCGTATCATCGAACTTGCTGAACTCACCAATGACCGCCTGGCAAAAGCTTTTGCCGAAGCTGCGCGCGCCCGCGTCCTGCACCAGCAAAGCCGCCCTTCGGAAGCCATTAAATTTTATGACCGCGCCATACAAGTGTTGCTTGGCGCAAATCTCAAAATCGAAGCGGCCGTTTTGCAAAAATCGCAGGTCGATGCCTTTAAACGCCTGGGGCGTTTTGCTGAAGCCTTAGACGCGGCAGAAATGGCGCGACGCGCGCTCAGGCGAGCCGGTCGTGTGCAATTGGCGCAACTCGAAACCAATGTCGGCAATGTCTATTATCAGCAAGACCAGTACAAAAAAGCCCTTGCGCATTACAACCGCGCGCGAACGATTTTCGCAGAGTCGGGTGAATCGGCAATGCAGGCGCTGGTGGATGTCAATCGCGCAGATATTTTCATTGAATTAGACCAACCCGACAAAGCGTTGGAACTTTTTGAAAACTCGGCAAAAATTTTCGACGCCGAAAAATTTTCCCTTAACGCCACCGAAGCGCGTTTTCATATCGCTTACCTCAGTTTTTTGCGCGGCAAATATAATCAGGCGCTCACCAGTTATTACAAAGCGCGTGAACGCGCAGGCAAATTAGGATATAGGCGAATGCTGGCGTGGTGCGATTTGGAAATTGCCGAAATGCTTCTGGCGCTCAATGCTTTTGATGATGCATTTGAAAGCGCCACCAATGCCGGCGCGCAATTTGAAAAACTAGAACTTGGTTATGAAGTCGCAAAATCGCTGTTAACTCGCGCCCTGGCTGCCGCCGGGCTTGAGCGATTTGATGAAGCGAAAAGCGATTTGCTCAAAGCCCGGAAAATGTTCGCGCAAAAAAAGAATGCGGTGTTTACGGCGGTTGCCGACCAATACCTTGGGGAAATCGCGATTCATCAAAAAAGATGGAAAGAAGCCGAACGCCGACTCAACGCGGCGTTGCAAATTTTCGTTAACCAAAAGCTGCCGACGAAAACCGCTTATGCGCGATTGCTTGCCGCAAATCTGGCTTACCAACAAACCGATTTAAGCAAAGCGAAACGCCTGGCGAATGCCGCGCTCAAAGATGTTGAAACTATTTTTGCTCCGACGATGGTTTATCGAGCGCAACATTTACTCGGCAAAATCGAACGTAGCCGCAAACGTCCGGCGCTTGATTATTTTCGCAAGGCTGTCGGGGTTATTGAAAATCTCCGAATCGGTATTGCCGCCGCCGAACTGAAAACCACTTTTTTACGCGATAAAATTGCAGTTTATGAAGATGCGATACAGACGTGCCTCGATGAAGGCAGTGACCGTTCGCTTGAAGAGGCATTCCGCCTGGTTGAATCATCCAAGTCGCGCGCGCTTGCCGATTTGATTTCGCGATACCTGAGCGATGCGGATATGGTACGCCAAACCGGAGAGCAATCACCTACTCGCAAACGGTTATCGAAACTGATTGAAGAATTGAACTGGTATGCGTCGCAGGCTGGATTGGAAGAGGATAAAGGTGAGCAGCGGCGCGTTGATGTTGCCGCACGTTATCGTGCGGAAGTTGAGCGGCGCGAAAAACAGATTGCTCGATTGTTTCGACGACTGGAAGCGGAAAATCCATCGTCTGCCCAGGTGCGAAACGATGACTCGACAACCCTTGAAGATTTGCGCAGCACCCTTGAAGCAGATGAAACCGCTATCGAATATTTCATCACCGGCGATGAAATTTCCGCCTTCGTTGCCACCTCTGAACGCAGCGCGATTATTCGCCAAATCGCTTCCAAAAACCGAGTAGAAAAAATTCTCACCGCGCTCAGGTTTCAAATCGAAAAATTCAATTATGGCGCAGCCTATGTTGACGCCTATTTCGGACCCCTCAAACGCACCACTGATGAGCACCTCACAGAGCTTTACCAGAGCGTCTTTGCGCCGGTTGAGCAATATTTAACCGGCAATAAATTGGTCATCATTCCGCACGGAGCGTTGCATTATTTGCCCTTTCACGCGCTACGCGAAGGCGCAAATTATTTGATTGACCGCTTTGAAATTTCTTACGCGCCGAGCGCTTCGGTGTTAAAATTATGCCGCAATCGCCATCAACAATTAATTCGTGAGGCGAATTCGCAATCCGGTGAGCGGGATATCCAATTCACTAAGAGAGAAACGTCAGGCCACACCACTAATAATTTCAATCGCCCAACCTTGCTCGCAGTGGGAGTCGCGGAAAGCGGCACGCCCAGCATCGAAGAGGAAATCGCGACCCTCAGTTCGATATTTCCTGATGCCCTGAAACTGACGGGCAAGCGGGCGACCCACGGCAATTTATTGCAAATAGCACCGCAAGCGCGATTTTTACATTTGGCTTCGCACGGTTATTTCAGACGCGATAACCCGATGTTTTCATTTCTGAAACTGGCGGATACGAATTTGAATTTTTACAACCTGCTGAACCTGCGTTTGCAAGCCGAGATGGTAACGCTTTCGGCGTGTCACACCGGGGTGAATGGTATCTTTCCGGGCGATGAATTGCACGGTTTGATGCGCGGGTTTTTGTATGCCGGAGCGCCTTCGATGGTTGTCAGTTTGTGGGCGGTGAACGACCGTTCGACGGCGGATTTTATGCGCGAAATGTATACCCATATCAAATCAGGAAAGACCCGACGTGCCGCCATCCGGCACGCCCAACTGGCGATTAAAGATGCTTACGGACATCCTTACTACTGGGCGCCTTTCATCTTGATGGGCGACACTGCATCTGTAAATTTAGGATGA
- a CDS encoding S8 family serine peptidase encodes MNKRIAKNLLKSCILFAVLFALQEQAFSQEYRKGELIVELKPGVAIETINNRWGTALIKRIYGTNLYRLRTPNGKKEQKWQRKLSKDANLLSVSLNPLVLNPITPFARSHLNFPNGHATLPMNPADYLSQELLAKLQVEQLRVRSMGEGVVVAIIDTGIDSTHPSIAPQLWADKRSGVIEMVNGIDDDNDGLIDDVSGWDFVDNDGSPSEIAPTDTQTSLSGHGTFIAGLISLIAPKATILPVRAFDADGLGDAFTAAEAIKYAADHGAKVINLSFGSVENSDVLHNAIIYARQRGAMLIAAVGNENDDTDARPRYPAAWINETMAVAAVDLSDHKATFSNFGINVSVAAPGVELISTFPRSGSGDFAKWSGTSFAAPITAAQAALILSRNPAADAQTIIESTADNINALNQAVSGKLGKGRVNPLQALTSLDAPLTANKEIILQATGVEPNAGGHAEIESKPTEEKFEINALGLTPRSGYKIFVNGAMILDSSHARAATDVFGGLKVEFSSAPGSNNVLLPAALNPVSNIRQVEVRDAFDRVVLHGDFVAAVGGGTGGAQTFRKEIPLAATAELPQAKGSAEVEIESERQELEVEGEHLISGATYQIIVDNILLGTFTAQFGYLKVELTSDGSKDGLIPAALLPVTNIQQVTILNQSGQVVLQGAFQSGDIGGGDDSGGGDDGGGDDGGGGGGGGDDGVCIEYEFRGIIQSLPSGGLIGDWQIDGKTVHVTSATRIEQDDVPVAVGVKVEVKSCRQSDGSVTAKEIKTRDD; translated from the coding sequence ATGAATAAACGTATTGCAAAAAATTTGCTTAAATCATGCATTCTCTTTGCTGTTTTATTTGCTTTGCAGGAGCAGGCTTTTTCACAGGAATATCGTAAAGGCGAATTGATTGTCGAATTGAAACCGGGCGTCGCGATTGAAACCATCAACAATCGCTGGGGCACGGCTTTAATCAAACGAATCTACGGCACCAATCTCTATCGTCTGCGCACGCCAAACGGCAAGAAAGAGCAGAAATGGCAAAGAAAACTCTCTAAAGATGCGAACTTGTTAAGCGTGTCTCTAAACCCCCTCGTCTTAAATCCGATTACCCCGTTTGCGCGCTCGCATCTGAATTTTCCCAACGGACATGCCACCTTGCCGATGAACCCGGCGGATTATTTATCACAAGAATTGCTCGCCAAACTTCAAGTCGAGCAATTACGTGTGCGTTCGATGGGCGAAGGCGTCGTCGTCGCGATTATTGATACGGGCATTGATTCGACGCATCCATCCATCGCGCCGCAACTGTGGGCGGATAAACGAAGCGGCGTTATCGAAATGGTCAATGGCATTGATGATGATAACGATGGGTTGATTGATGATGTAAGCGGTTGGGATTTCGTTGACAACGATGGCAGCCCTTCGGAAATTGCCCCGACCGATACCCAGACCAGTTTGTCGGGTCACGGAACTTTTATTGCCGGTTTGATTAGTTTGATTGCGCCGAAAGCGACTATCTTGCCGGTTCGCGCCTTTGATGCCGATGGTCTCGGCGATGCCTTTACGGCTGCCGAAGCGATTAAATATGCCGCAGACCACGGCGCAAAAGTGATTAATCTGAGTTTCGGTTCGGTTGAAAATTCCGATGTTTTACATAACGCCATTATCTATGCCAGACAACGCGGCGCGATGCTCATCGCTGCTGTCGGCAATGAAAATGATGACACCGACGCGCGACCCCGTTATCCAGCCGCCTGGATTAATGAAACTATGGCGGTTGCCGCCGTCGATTTAAGCGACCACAAAGCGACCTTTTCAAATTTCGGCATCAATGTATCGGTTGCCGCCCCCGGCGTTGAACTCATCAGCACTTTTCCGCGCAGCGGCAGCGGCGATTTTGCAAAATGGAGCGGCACCTCATTCGCCGCGCCGATTACCGCTGCTCAGGCGGCTTTAATTCTTTCGCGCAATCCGGCTGCCGACGCGCAAACCATCATTGAATCGACCGCCGACAATATCAATGCGTTGAATCAAGCGGTTTCCGGTAAACTCGGCAAAGGTCGCGTGAACCCCTTGCAGGCATTGACCAGCCTTGATGCGCCGCTTACTGCCAACAAAGAGATTATCTTGCAGGCGACAGGAGTTGAGCCAAATGCCGGTGGTCATGCAGAAATCGAAAGCAAACCGACTGAAGAAAAATTTGAAATCAATGCGTTGGGACTCACACCGCGCAGTGGCTATAAAATTTTCGTCAACGGCGCAATGATTCTCGATAGTTCGCACGCAAGAGCCGCCACGGATGTTTTTGGCGGTTTGAAAGTTGAATTTTCATCTGCGCCCGGAAGCAACAATGTGTTATTGCCGGCGGCGCTCAATCCCGTGAGTAACATTCGACAGGTTGAAGTGCGCGATGCTTTCGATAGAGTTGTGTTGCATGGCGATTTTGTCGCAGCCGTTGGCGGCGGCACAGGTGGCGCGCAGACTTTCCGCAAAGAGATTCCGCTTGCGGCAACTGCCGAACTTCCGCAGGCAAAAGGCAGCGCCGAAGTTGAAATCGAATCCGAACGTCAGGAATTGGAAGTAGAAGGCGAACATCTGATTTCGGGCGCAACCTACCAAATTATCGTTGACAATATTTTGCTTGGCACCTTCACAGCCCAGTTCGGTTACTTGAAAGTCGAATTGACCAGCGACGGTTCAAAGGATGGATTGATTCCTGCGGCATTGTTGCCGGTGACTAATATTCAACAGGTGACCATACTCAATCAATCCGGTCAAGTGGTTTTGCAAGGCGCTTTTCAGTCCGGCGATATTGGCGGTGGCGATGATTCCGGCGGCGGTGATGATGGCGGTGGTGACGATGGCGGCGGCGGCGGTGGCGGCGGTGATGATGGCGTTTGTATTGAATATGAATTCCGAGGCATCATTCAAAGCCTTCCGTCGGGCGGTTTAATCGGTGATTGGCAAATTGACGGAAAGACGGTTCACGTCACCTCCGCCACGCGCATCGAGCAGGATGACGTGCCGGTTGCCGTTGGCGTCAAAGTAGAGGTCAAATCCTGTAGACAATCGGATGGCTCAGTGACTGCAAAAGAGATTAAAACCCGCGATGATTAA